GTTTCCAACCGGGATTTTCATACTTCTCGACCTCATCAATATgaattacctcttcatcaggaaagtaaATTtgcaaaggttcatattcttcatccactaggttctcggccaaatgatcggccaaagcttgggctttcatcgccgttcgagtcacatatacgatgtcaaactctgtgagcagaatctgccactttgcgagccttcctgtgggcatgggcttctgaaagatatactttaaaggatccaggcgagaaatgaggtaagtgatgtaggatgacaaataatgcttcaacttctatgctacccaagtcagggcgcagcatgtcctctcaaggggagtatacttaacctcataagatatgaacttcttgctgagataatagatggcttgctctttcttgccagtgatgtcatgctgaccgaACACACAACCAGATGAATTATAcaagactgtcaaataaagaataAAAGGTCTCCCAGGCtccggtgggaccaacacaggtaggttcgacaaatactctttgatcttatcaaatgcttcatGGCACTCATCaatccatttgaccgcaacatccttccttagcaacttaaagatgggctcacaagttgtcgtgagctgagtaaTAAACCTGCTAATGTAGTTCAGCCTCTCTAGCAGACTCATCATCTCGGTCTTGTTCTTAGGCGGTAGTAACTccggatagctttgatctttgacggatccaattcaatgccccactgactgactatgaatcccaacagtttcccagatggaacatcaaatgcacactttgtagggttgagcttaagattgtacctacgGAGCCTTtcgaaaaactttctcaaatctttgacgtggtcagactgcttcctggactttatgatcacatcgtccatgtaaacctcaatctccttgtgtatcatgtcatagaatatggttgtcattgccctcatgtaagttgccccagtgtttttcaaaccgaatggcatgacctaatagcaatatgttccccacggcgtgatgaatgccgttttttccgcgtcttcctcatccattaaaatctgacgataccccgcatagcagtctataaaagacccaatctcatgcttggcacaattatcaatcaaaatatggatatttggcagtggaaattgtcctttggacttgctttgttgaggtcacggtaatcaacacacactctggtcttaccagCTTTCTTtagcacaggcacaacattgtcTAACCatgtgggataccgcgtgactcgaatgacctttgcatcaagctgctttgtgacttcctttttaatcttcacactcatgttagttttgaactttctcaacttctgcttgacgggagggaatgctggatcaattggcaatttatggaccaccaaATTGGTACTCAAGCCGGggatatcatcatatgaccatgcaaaaatatccttatattccaacaatgctttaattatttccTCCCTGATTggcggttcaagatggacacttatcttagtttctctgacattatctggatcccctagattgattgcttctgtttcatttagattaggcttgggtttttcttcaaaatgacttagttccttactaatctcttcaaaggcctcatcctcatcatatcctgattcatcatcacactccatttcttggattattatttcagaattagattgacttttaagacttggccgaagattcccatgcatgtcatgtcattgaaaccagcataaaaagaactgtacaaagaagaaaggaaaacaaaaataagagctatcaggaatgatggaaaagggaaattgcatttcattgaaataaaggataacaaggtttgtacatcaacaagcgaaaaataaaaatctggGTCATTCCAATAAAAAtctgggtcacaaccctggaatgacccagatagaaaggaaaacaaaacaaactaccaagactccttctgaTTAGGGAgatgagtagccttccaattgttaaactttacattcggcccgacgaactgcacgtctgctttgctagaaccttctccaacctctaccatgttcacatcatcaaacaacctctggaacctttcaactaactcttcatcaatgtcaaccacagaacttggaactGTCGTCACTGGGCGTTTCCTGGCACCGGGTTTGACAAAAGACCTAAAGAGAAATGGAATAGGCTTCGGAAGTGCCCACGCCTTTTGTttcaaccttttagcccttttcacatctgccgctctaggtttgaatccaagaccgaacGTACCCAAGTTTTCAGGGAAGGACACGggctgtatgataccctgcaAGGATGCACCCAGACATTTACCTGGCACAAAGCCATTTCAGCATTTCATAGGCCAGACGGATGCAGATGTTATCTTTGGAGCTATAATACATTTACCTTCTGGAACCTTCTCGACCGGCACTGCTTCAGaaacttgatagacccaaggccctttgtcatcttcagcctCAATGAACGGAATGGAGGCATCACTATGAGCACACAAATTCTCCTCACCGTGCATAACAATCtcctgtctatcccactcgaacttgaccatctggtgcaaggtggatgggactgctttggcagcatgtaTCCAAGGACGACCTAACAGCATATTGTAAGAGACAACTACGTccagtacctggaactccatggttaattccactggtcctattgtcaattcaagcactatatcaccgaTTGAGTCTTTTCCTCCACCATCAAAACCTTGGACGCAtttgttgttcttgtgaatcctctcatcatcaactttcaacttgttcagagtagagagaggatAGATGTTTTCACTGGAACTGTTGTCAACTAACACCCTggtgaccacagaatcttcacattttaccataaaatagagagctttgttgtgttcagtacctttcacaggcaactcatcatcagagaaggtgatcatgttcacctcaaatattttgttggcgatcttttccagatggttcactgagcTTCAttcggggacatgagcttcgttcagaattttcatcagggcCTGACGATGCTCATCTGAGTGGATGAACAATGATAGCAaggaaatttgagcgggcgtctttctcagctgctccacaatggagtaatcatgtaccttcatttttctcaaaaactactctgcctcttctttagtgaCTGCTTTCTTTTCTAGAACTGGATTATCTCtagatgttttagctttccttaactcttccggggCAAAACATCTCCCCGAACAAGTTAATCCATGgccctcattgacttcttctttcacttcctttcccttataggtcactatcacccgttcatagttccatgtgATAGCCTTGGTGTTGACTATCAGCAGCTGGATTACCGACTTGATGATGACAGGGTCTgtacgggcaccctctacaattatgataaGCTTACTCGCCAaccctggcacaaccacttttgacttATCCTGCTTTGCTACAGTATCACTTGGGGATCTTTTCTCAACTACCACAGATGGCTTGCCGTTTgtcatgctcaacttgttcactgatccttcaaccattagttttttgactggcttgacctcactggaccgaatcatcgtGATGGACTGTGAAGGCTTCTTGCGCCCCCCCTTTGTATACTATCTTGATCATGTTTGTTTCCTCATGGTTTGacaatgggttctgattgatgttgggtgcctctggggTTTGGACTTAAATCCGGTTTGTGTCGATGAACTCCTGGATGACATTTTTCAAGTGCCAtcacttctccgtatcatgccccggagtaccagaacaatattcacagctcacgaagtaatcaagattctttagAGAAGGGTTTGGCAATTTtaactcaattggcctcagcatatccaattgcctcaatctatggaataaactggtataagactcccccaacggggtgaaagttttctttcgctgcaacctctcatttttgaaCGCTAGATTGGGTCGAAAACTTGGGCCGACagggttttggtaggctcgtgggggtgggtaagcattttgtagagttgggtaggtattttgtggggcTGGTGCATGCCATTGTGAGTAGGAAGGAGGTTGAGTATATGACTGGGCGTGGTGTACAGAAATTTGAGGGTCGTGAGATGGGAAGtaatgttggggtggattatatgggtTTTGGGTGTAGGTTAGGtgatggggtcgaggctgggtataATGGTGTGACAGGCCCCTcggtccaaaccatgatcctgaatcaacCGTTGCCagatcttctttcttcttctttccgatcaCTCCTCCAGTACCGTTCTGAATAGCTTGGGTAGTTGCTTTGATGGccaaatagctcatgattttgcttgatttaagtccttcttccaccatgccacacatcttcaccacctcgttgaaggacttGCTTATGGCCGATATCAGATGGCCAAAATAAGTAGGCTCGAGAGCCtgcagaaagtactccaccattttGCTCTCCTCTATCGGGGGGTtaactcttgctgcttgttctctccagtgAAAActgtattccctgaaacttttactaggcttcttctcaatcttagtcagcGACAAATGATCTAGGACATTCTtgatgttgtattggaaatgacgagcgaatgcttgggccaaatcatcccatgtataccatctgctgtgatcctgacgagtgtaccactccaatgccgcgccactcagactctggctaaagtatgccatcaacaactcatctttcctaccggctcctctcattttactgcaaaatCCCCTTAGGTGGGCCACCTGGTCTCCATGCCCATCATATAGGTCGAATTTAGGCATCTTAAATCCCACAGGCAACTGAATATCTGGAAtagacacaaatctttgtaggctatgctcacctggcctcccaataCCTGCATGTTTCTAAACGATTGTTCCAGGCTTCTTACCTTCatgaacatctcctcctgctctGGGTTTTTaagtggtttctcagtctcaaaAGGGAGGTCGAAACGGGGAGTGTAGGAGTAATGATCTAgagccttgaaagtaggctctgggggatagtattggttatcttgggttGGGAATAAGGGCTCACTAGAGGATCAATGGAGTGTAgtgggtgggggtgccacgaaaacaggggtAACTCGTGGAGGGGACATGGGATTGGTTTAGCTGGTGGTGCTTGTGTGGTTTGGGAAGTAgtgccttggtagtggtggtaaatggggaggcctggagatgaatcaatagtgggaggttcttgggattgagccagtggcgggacgaaagcagggttggcggggtatgatagtggtggatgccctttcatccatgcctggtacatctctgccatttggtgtttcaacttatgtatCTCCTTTTTCAGATTAACATCAATCTCTTCCCCCTCCCTTGACGGAttaataacacttgcatccagttcttggccagccatgatcaacttgtctttggacctggtgttgtacgggtgagttgccataATGCCAAACAAATTAACCACCTACCTGGACTTGATGACAACAAACAAACTTATTAGCGATTAAGAGCTTAGCATATAGGCAaccgcacgttggggatgcaatgcacctaagcagttaaccatttctattatgcatttgaacggctgcttgcatcatcccggctttcaCTAATTTCCATTTTGCaatttcttcctctctttttttcattcctgcttttctttgcttgattcttatttttatctttttattatctcattttccctctcttgtttttccattatttctttcccacagtttttcttgttttctctccttttttcccCTTTCATTTCACAGTTATGAtcaaatcctatggggattgcctacgtattatgatgccacatgaatcagaccaaagCGTAGTTCTGGGAACACGTgcgaaataaaaaataaaacaataaataataaaaaaaatatttttggggttttcaaattttcataaaacatcTTGATTACGACAACTTCCCCTACAAAGTTAAACATAAAGACTGACAGACTCGATGAGTGGACCAACAACttcaaaagaaaactgaaaatacaTACTCAAAATAAACTAACAAAGAAAACCgacaatacagactcgaaaatgaaCTAACAAAATACAGATTCAAACAAATAAATgtcaagaatacataagtgcctcaatTACTGCTCCAGTTGGCCTTGCTGCGGGCCTTTGCACCATATCTTCTTGGAGGTGAAACAAGTCATCCATGATCCGTCagacaaaaatcataactgaagCAAAGAACATGGATTTGGTCATGTCTTCTCAttcgttgcacttcatcacaatgtagtctGCGATTCTCCTAACCCTTTCCCTGATAATACCTTTCTACTGTAGCAACCGTCCGATCTGCTGAGATCTGGCTTCCAAAACTTGTTCAGCTGTGTGATTTTGCTCTTAAAGCTACTGCAAGTCTTTCTCTAGCTGTGCCATCAGGGCATAGCAGTGCTCCCTTTCTGCTATGAAGTCTCTCGCCTGCTTGTCCAATTCATTCTCAAGGACATTAACCTTTTTCTTTATACTTACCATTCCCTTTTCATACTTCTCCTTCAGTTACCGAACGAAACTGGCCCGTCCCTCCGCATTTTTAGCTAACTTAGCTCGGGCATTTGCTAGCTCCACTTCAGTCTTTTGCAAATCATCCTCGTAGTCACGTACATTTTGTGTAAGGTTGTAAATGAGCTTTTTATCTTTTCTGCTTTTGCCCGGGTTCTTAGCTGCTATTCTCATATTTTCGAACTTAGGCTCGGAGAGCTTCATTCTCTTGGGCCAACCTTCTTCTttcaccttcagcttcttgtgcctgGAGATCATTATTGAATTCCATGTTTCTCAGCTTCTCTTCCAAGGTGTGAATTGCggcttgatattttttctccttttctccccaagccaacttttcttggattttctcatcaaaagcttgaacatgaggTCTCTTGGCAGGCCTCTCGGGCTCAGGCTCTGGATCATTGTTTACATAAGACCTTTTCTTAAACCATGCAGCGTAACCTGGATCCACTTTCCCCTTTGCAACATTTGGTACTTGGGTAACGGCAACCATTCCAATCCTACTAAACTAAAGTCtcgggcaatgcagcttctggatgtagctcaatgacctgggtggttagatcttcatcttcgagCACCACCTAATATCTTCCTAACTACCTTAAGACCCTCTACGGTGCATATGGCTGGATACTCCTCACACCCATCAACCTCAGGTAACCCTTGGTAGTTGTCATGTATATGGCTTctgtcatcgggagccatcctatagtccacttgACCTGACTTGCTTTGAGAGCCTTCAAGTGGGAGACCCaggcttcaaatccttctggcacGCTGTAGTCTTTCACCCTTTACTCATAACTCTCAATGAAGTTATCcgggctcgaaccataactcatgaatttgaggtggtggtagagatgctcgatcaaccacatttgtagaagaatattgcaaccttcaaagaatTGGGCCCTGGCTTTGCATaatgtcaatgctcgataaatgtctGCCAGCGCTAACTGGaaaagtgtatgatcttccttggtagtgaggatttgtgcaatctGACCATATGGGTATCCATTATCCCTTCCACATTTGGAAAGACCGTGATCCCCAAAAATGCCAAAATAAAAGCGAACtgacgatgaatttgccaaaggcccttatcTTATTTGTTTCTCAAACCCTTTTCATGCATTTCGAACCCAgctgagtgcccgaacctgaagtacaagaagtggaaagaacaacaccctttgcttacatgggccttcttcatctattttctgatattcaggaggtcaaagaacttatGCACCGaaggagcccttggaaatataagttgctGTTTCCTCAAATCCCGGCCAAACTCAATATACCCGGTTacttcctccaaagtaggggtgatctcaaagtcCAAGAAACGAAAAatattgt
This sequence is a window from Nicotiana sylvestris chromosome 3, ASM39365v2, whole genome shotgun sequence. Protein-coding genes within it:
- the LOC138887938 gene encoding uncharacterized protein, encoding MITFSDDELPVKGTEHNKALYFMVKCEDSVVTRVLVDNSSSENIYPLSTLNKLKVDDERIHKNNKCVQGFDGGGKDSIGDIVLELTIGPVELTMEFQVLDVVVSYNMLLGRPWIHAAKAVPSTLHQMVKFEWDRQEIVMHGEENLCAHSDASIPFIEAEDDKGPWVYQVSEAVPVEKVPEGKCLGASLQGIIQPVSFPENLGTFGLGFKPRAADVKRAKRLKQKAWALPKPIPFLFRSFVKPGARKRPVTTVPSSVVDIDEEKQSDHVKDLRKFFERLRRYNLKLNPTKCAFDVPSGKLLGFIVSQWGIELDPSKIKAIRSYYRLRTRPR